The sequence TCGGCAGGAGACAAAAACACCAAAATTTTCCATGCGGCCACTATAGCAAATCGTAGGAAAATCGTTATCCCAGCTCTAAAGGATGGACATGGTATTTGGAGAGAATATAGAGAAGAGATTGGAGATCTGTTAACTGAGGAATTCACAAAGCTTTTCAAAGCTGCTGATATTAGAAGAAGTGAACGCATGGGCGAATTTATTTAGAATTGTGTCACAAGTGCAGATAATCTTTTTTTGGAAGCAATCCCGCCAGAAAGTGAGATTTGGAACGTGGTTCGGAAAATGCACCCAACGAAGGCTCCAGGACCCGATGGAATGTTAGCATTCTTCTTCCAATAGTATTGGAGCATCGTTGGACCAGATGTGGTCCGCATGGTGCAAAATGTCTTCCGCTCTGGTTTACTACTGAGGGACATCAATCGCACCTTTATGGTCCTTATTCCGAAAGTGACAGGAGTGACGGAAGTTAAACATCTTCGATCTATAAGTCTATGCAATACCACCTATAAGATCATCGCAAAAATCCTAGCGAATAGACTGAAGCAGGTTATCAAGAAAATCATTTCCCCAAGCCAGTCAGTGTTCGTTCCGAGGCGATGGATTGGAGAGAATGCCATCCTGGCCAATGAAGTGCTTCACTCTATGAATCGCAAGAAAGGGATGAAAGGAATTATAGGTATTAAGGTGGACATGCAGAAAGCTTACGATAGGGTGGATTGGGTcatgatttcaagaattttaattctttttggcTTTTCCGACAAAGTGGCTAAATTGGTCTTAAATTGTATATCTTCTATTTCCATGGAATTGCTCCTGAACGGAagcatatttgataaaattccgATGGAACGAGGGCTCTGGCAAGGAGATCCGCTGTCTCCTTTTCTCTTTATCCTTATGGCGAAATTACTCTCTCGAATGTTATTCAAATGGGAAATTGATAGAAAGATAACTGGCATGAAGTTTGGCTGTTCCTCTCCGTCAGTGACACACTTGTTATTCGGAGATGACGTTATCATCTTCTGTGGCGCCAATACCGAAGAAGCCTGCAACATCCATCGATGTCTACAACTCTACTGGAAGTGGACCGGACAATCTTTCAATCGAGAAAATTCCGAATGTTTCTTTTCTCGCAATGTTAGCAGCAAAGGAAAATCGGACATAAAAAAgatcttaggaaggaaagagcTTGAGAAAAACACCAAACACTTACGTTTACCTTTATTTCTCCTTAAAAATAAATCTGAAACTTTCCAGCATCTCCAACGGAAAGTGGAAACTCGAATCCAAGGGTGGAAAGCGAAACTTCTCTCCCAGGCAGGCCGAGCTACCCTTATCAAACACATGGTTACCTCCATTCCGGTGTATACAATGTCAACTTTCCTACTTCCCAAAGGTTGGTGCCAACGGATACAAAGCAAAGCCAGAGCTTTTCTATGGACGAACGATACTTCAAACATGAGAGGCTTCAATCCTATCGCTTGGAGAAAGGTGTGTCAATCAAAATTCAATGGTGGCCTAGGCATTAAACACTTATGGAATTTCAACAAAGCACTCATTGCCAAGATCGGATGGTGCTTAGCAACAGATGATCAAGCTCTGTGGGTGCAAGCCCTCAAAGCAAAATATTTCCCCCACTCTTCCTTCATGAAGTGCAAGAAGAAAAACCATTGTTCCTGGCTTTGGTCTGGTGTCCTCAGACTAGAAATCTTCTAGCCAAGGTCCTTTGCTATAAGATAGGACAGGGAAATTCGGTGAACTTATGGAAGACCCATCGGTCCCCAACATCCCAAATTTCATTCCCCAACTGCGACAACTTCCTATCACTTCTTTTGGCATGGTCAACTCCCTCAAACAAAATAATGGTGAATGGGATGATGTCAAATTGAATGATCTGTTCGACCACAATTTGGCtcagaaaataaaggaaatgtTTTGGGCCCAGAGTAACCAGGAAGACAAACTAATCTGGTCAAAATCGAAAAGTGGATATTCAGCGTGAAGACTGCGTATCAAGTCCAAGCAGAAGATCATTTCAAGGAACAAAAGTGGTGGAAAATCCTTTGGACAAGCAAAATCCATGAGAGAACAAAACTCTTTATGTGGAAATTAGCTAATTATGGTCTTCCTGTTGtttctaatttatcaatttgtGGAATGTCTATTGATCACAAGGAGTGTGTTCATGGCTACAGCAATATCAACGACGAAATTCATACCTTCTTTCACTGCGAAGTAGCCTGAAGAGTATGGTTTGCTAGCCCTTAGGGTTTAAGATGGGAATCCTTTCACTTCACCAACCTCACGTCCTTTCTATACTATTTGGCCAACCCTTCAAAGTTCCTACCAATATCAGCGGAAGCAAACGAGATTTTCTTCATATACGACGCTATCACATTGGAATACTTATGGCGAATTGGAAACAAAGCTTATCATGAATGTCAGGAAGGTATTGTCAATGCTGTACAACAAGCACCAGACTTAATCCATAGCAAGGTTAATGTACTACTTGATGCAAACAACTATGAGACTTGAATGAGACTCAACTAGGAGGATCTTAACCGCCCAACACCCATCTCATGGAGACCTCCCCCGGAGGGTTTCATAAAACTAAATTATGATGCGACGTTGAAGGCGAATGGTAGTTTCCTAGCCATCACAGCTCGAAATGACAGAGGCACAATGCTGGCTATCCACACCTTCCAATCACGAGtctttatgtaacaccccgtcccaaatcacattggaattcgtgcacgtttaTCGAGGTTAAccattgaccgagtgggtcaaaagttgactttttgttccagttgaaattttttagttgaccatggtaccgtggcgaagtgcatgatggcccgagttcgtagactagtagcacatcgaaaacggagctacggtttgaaagttatgggcaaaacaggTCGatgtgcaaactgtccaaaaggtgccggaagttgacttttttattgttgtgtaattttgttttcacttttatatggttgtaaagtactcgtcgatacgagttcatagactagtggcacgcttaaattggacatctggttaaaaagttatggatgtttgaaattcgccggataccgtaatattttattatatctggcttaagtgcacagtgatgccacgtgtcgtcacctgattggtccacgtagatgaacagtatcacccacggtggcttttatttggcaaaaacgtcgaggaggagagagagagagagaaacgatcgGCCGCCGGAAATCATCCAATTTTCCagccgatccttgctacacgcgccggccagaaagGAGCGCCTTCTCATTTTCGGCCGAACCCTTAAATTTCACTACCGCtcgtcgccggacgcgcccagaccgagccggcgaagctcggggGCAATTTTTCCCCTCCATCGCCGACCACCGCcgttgacccctttccggccattttcaggccacacgtgccagccacccctcaccacctcctcatttctggccagcccaccaaatttcaaggccactggacctccgacgcgccgggattggagcattttccggcgaggcgcagaaaatcttcaaaccccgatctcttcgccgttcggcctccgtttgcctcaccgccggtcccgttggaatccactcccctcgatctacaaaaccgccaaaaatctcagccaacggccaccacaCGCgctgccgccggcgacggttgccggtgaccacgaCGGCTcaccggaagtcactgttccggcaagtacacagttgcaccgccggtccctgtccactaattccgacttcctgaatccaaattcggcatccttttcctccaattcgtgacggtttgggagaattgaggagtcgaatcccgaaagctttccagcgagattccggccacctcgggtccgatctctggaaagtaagaccgaatccgtgatcctcatcactcaagcttcgattcggtatatcactcataatttttagttgtcgtttgtgtttgctccccgggtacccatttgggagttacccgattaaaatattaatatatttggttggtatactgtggatgttttaggtgcgcgtgcgagtagtgaagttgatcctgtggaggatcttagctAATATActcgcttaaggtgagtgacccacctttaaaaataatttggggcaattaattatgtttaattggtgtttaattgatatttaaattatgctcatgtggtacaatttaattattattttattgtgatttaattttaattattatgcatgagcaaggtattttcagtaataaattgtatgtgattttaatattatttttggacataattggtttaaatattttatgaaaatatttgtttaaagtggtgttttaatttttataattatgcccatggtattttatttgtcgAACCTCatgttatgagaaaaattattgttttatcgttatcgatgttttcgtaccgggtatgttaaaaggaaatgtgggatggtaaatttgagaattggtatatttcccacgataattttggaaaaacggtacggttataattaatttaataattattttagacgcattcatacagtattggtgttctgggtGTAtgtatgtggtttagcgcgcaagtattatgtctcccgtgagttgccattggaccgtggacaggcaagtttgatattggccacagccacccccctccttAGCTGGGATGAcgatttcagcagcggtactgtcgggacgccgaagtgccgtttgcaagtttctctctttaatctccccgccagtcgatactcaggacgctgggtatcggagggcatcaccggtatatggtgtggtgcgtcaagtgtaagttttcaaataaaatttcaaaccccaaaggtgacTCTGAGATAGCGcgttaatttattacattttatttatattggggtatttaattatttatttattgtttattaaattgtttgatcccttggttttcgggaaatacgaatgtcgagttttgtgaaaatattttaaaaatggaacatttccaacggagtgattagtgagagttttgagagaaattattattttcaactgctattatttatttacc comes from Ziziphus jujuba cultivar Dongzao chromosome 6, ASM3175591v1 and encodes:
- the LOC125418867 gene encoding uncharacterized protein LOC125418867 — translated: MVQNVFRSGLLLRDINRTFMVLIPKVTGVTEVKHLRSISLCNTTYKIIAKILANRLKQVIKKIISPSQSVFVPRRWIGENAILANEVLHSMNRKKGMKGIIGIKVDMQKAYDRVDWVMISRILILFGFSDKVAKLVLNCISSISMELLLNGSIFDKIPMERGLWQGDPLSPFLFILMAKLLSRMLFKWEIDRKITGMKFGCSSPSVTHLLFGDDVIIFCGANTEEACNIHRCLQLYWKWTGQSFNRENSECFFSRNVSSKGKSDIKKILGRKELEKNTKHLRLPLFLLKNKSETFQHLQRKVETRIQGWKAKLLSQAGRATLIKHMVTSIPVYTMSTFLLPKGWCQRIQSKARAFLWTNDTSNMRGFNPIAWRKVCQSKFNGGLGIKHLWNFNKALIAKIGWCLATDDQALWVQALKAKYFPHSSFMKCKKKNHCSWLWSGVLRLEIF